A window from Candidatus Bathyarchaeota archaeon encodes these proteins:
- a CDS encoding Hsp20/alpha crystallin family protein has protein sequence MSEDKKKMYYYGGSEKKAGELKRSDEYASYGFGEMQRDFDSMIDRFQRDFQNFWDRSPRLRLETRRPTVAAEFKMPTVDLEDKGSEYRLTVDLPGFKKEEVDVQLTEDSVAIRARRSQAEEEQTKNYVRHERSYQTYSRRISLPEQVRPDDAKANLTNGLLEINLPKKTPKETKKLPIS, from the coding sequence TTGTCTGAAGATAAGAAGAAAATGTATTATTATGGTGGAAGCGAAAAGAAAGCGGGCGAGCTAAAACGTTCCGATGAGTATGCTTCTTATGGTTTTGGGGAAATGCAGCGTGACTTTGACAGCATGATTGATCGGTTCCAGCGTGATTTTCAGAATTTCTGGGATAGATCGCCTAGGCTTAGGCTGGAAACCCGAAGACCCACCGTGGCTGCTGAGTTTAAGATGCCTACGGTTGATTTGGAAGATAAGGGCTCGGAGTATCGGTTGACTGTGGATTTGCCGGGCTTTAAAAAAGAAGAAGTCGATGTCCAGTTAACCGAGGATTCTGTGGCGATTAGAGCAAGGCGCAGCCAAGCCGAGGAGGAGCAAACCAAAAACTATGTGCGCCACGAAAGATCCTACCAAACCTACTCCCGAAGAATCAGCCTACCCGAACAAGTACGACCCGACGACGCCAAAGCAAACCTGACCAACGGCTTGCTCGAAATTAATTTGCCTAAGAA
- a CDS encoding 3-oxoacyl-ACP reductase FabG translates to MDLNGAVAIVTGAGRGIGKEIALSIARAGAKAVVITDISDAIFTVAQQIEAQKAEALPLKCDVSNLEQVENVASKTLEKYGKIDLLVNNAGIYPLKPFLEMTNEDWNKVIDVNLNGVFHYTKAVLPAMVKQKHGKIVNIASIAGAVVAFSSLAHYSASKAAIAGFTKSLAFEVAQYGINVNAVAPGPTDVSEGNPAYQEMYAQVIKTIPLGRIGKPIDIANLVVFLASEEASFITGQCIVCDGGYTLP, encoded by the coding sequence GTGGATTTAAATGGTGCCGTGGCTATCGTGACTGGCGCGGGTCGCGGAATAGGCAAAGAAATCGCCCTATCCATCGCTCGCGCTGGCGCAAAAGCCGTGGTCATAACCGACATATCAGACGCGATTTTTACTGTAGCCCAACAAATTGAAGCACAAAAAGCAGAGGCGCTCCCCCTAAAATGCGACGTTTCCAACCTTGAACAAGTAGAAAACGTCGCAAGTAAAACTTTGGAAAAATACGGCAAAATCGATTTACTCGTCAACAACGCTGGCATCTACCCCCTAAAGCCATTCTTGGAAATGACTAATGAGGACTGGAACAAAGTCATAGACGTCAACCTTAACGGAGTTTTCCACTACACAAAAGCCGTGTTGCCCGCCATGGTTAAGCAGAAGCATGGAAAAATCGTAAACATCGCCTCCATTGCAGGAGCGGTGGTGGCGTTTAGTAGTTTGGCGCATTATTCTGCAAGCAAAGCCGCCATCGCTGGCTTCACGAAGTCCTTGGCTTTTGAAGTGGCGCAGTACGGCATCAACGTTAACGCAGTGGCTCCGGGTCCCACAGACGTCTCGGAAGGTAACCCCGCATATCAAGAAATGTACGCGCAGGTAATCAAAACCATACCATTGGGACGCATAGGCAAACCAATCGACATAGCTAATCTGGTCGTTTTCTTAGCCAGCGAAGAAGCAAGCTTCATCACGGGGCAATGCATCGTCTGCGACGGCGGCTACACGCTGCCCTAA
- a CDS encoding cytochrome B5, protein MSETKQFTLSELSQYDGKNGKPAYLAYQGKVYDVSESDQWLQGDHMGHEAGNDLTESMEIAPHAPDVLGRMKLVGVLV, encoded by the coding sequence ATGAGTGAAACCAAACAATTTACCCTAAGCGAACTAAGTCAATATGACGGGAAAAACGGGAAACCCGCCTATCTTGCCTACCAAGGCAAAGTCTACGACGTTTCCGAATCTGACCAGTGGCTCCAAGGCGACCACATGGGTCACGAAGCAGGAAACGACCTAACCGAATCAATGGAGATTGCCCCCCATGCCCCCGACGTCTTGGGACGCATGAAACTAGTCGGCGTGTTAGTTTAG
- a CDS encoding CDGSH iron-sulfur domain-containing protein, with amino-acid sequence MTVTTQPQLTVNTLRGFIKKLIPHATLTKYTRLHATQMISLVTQQPQIRIQKNGPYLVTGNIPLMPMTIECDSDKGIPTRWVIGEKLQTPPTYALCRCGHSSNKPFCDGTHTKIHFDGTETNKNTPFKEMAKTIDGPTLTLLDAESLCASARFCHRGGDIWDVIPKTDDPKWKQNAVTNACDCPSGRLVLKDKETGKTVEPALERGIGFILDPAIGGDGPLWIRGGIPIFSADGKPYEVRNRVTLCRCGKSYNKPFCDSSHYPEEDREVIK; translated from the coding sequence GTGACTGTCACGACACAACCACAACTCACCGTTAACACGCTACGAGGGTTTATCAAAAAGTTAATCCCACACGCAACCTTAACAAAATATACACGGCTTCACGCCACACAGATGATTAGTTTGGTAACTCAACAACCCCAAATCAGAATCCAAAAAAACGGGCCCTACCTCGTCACAGGAAACATACCACTCATGCCCATGACCATAGAATGCGACAGCGACAAAGGCATCCCCACACGCTGGGTAATCGGCGAAAAACTCCAAACGCCCCCCACCTACGCGTTATGCCGATGCGGACACAGCAGCAACAAGCCCTTCTGTGATGGCACCCACACAAAAATCCACTTTGACGGCACCGAGACCAACAAAAATACACCCTTCAAAGAAATGGCAAAAACCATCGATGGCCCCACCCTGACGCTTCTAGACGCCGAAAGCCTATGCGCCTCTGCCCGATTCTGCCACCGAGGCGGCGACATATGGGATGTCATCCCCAAAACCGACGACCCAAAATGGAAGCAGAATGCAGTGACAAACGCCTGCGATTGCCCTTCAGGTCGCTTGGTGCTTAAAGATAAAGAAACGGGAAAAACGGTGGAGCCCGCGCTTGAGAGGGGCATTGGCTTCATTTTGGACCCCGCCATAGGCGGCGATGGACCCTTGTGGATTCGCGGTGGCATCCCCATTTTCTCCGCTGACGGGAAACCCTATGAGGTACGAAACCGCGTGACGTTATGCCGTTGTGGCAAATCATATAATAAGCCGTTTTGTGACAGCAGCCACTATCCCGAAGAGGACCGAGAGGTAATTAAATGA